A window from Synechococcus sp. RSCCF101 encodes these proteins:
- a CDS encoding TldD/PmbA family protein yields MTLLSAPARHLSEPFGDAWLPSLEDLIGSGCRAGADLVEIFLERTDRVGVLAEQDRVTSVSPGIGAGAGIRVFLGQRDGFVSTNDLSPDGLRRALATALDMLGLDLSLSRPSREGFAGFRQLVDHGSRKADWLERCPDLATSTGRLLEGTHCLERVGQHLQVRRGSYARDWQEVLVACSDGTLARDIRLHQSCGLSVLAADGEHRSSVGRRYGSSDRPDDLIRWDAEASAAEVCESAGAMLYADYVEAGQMPVVLANRFGGVIFHEACGHLLETTQVERGTTPFADRVGEPIAHPAVTAIDEGLTGEAFGSLSMDDEGMEPQRSVLIENGVLKRFLSDRAGERRTGHPRTGSGRRQSHNFAAASRMRNTYIDAGPHSPGDLIRSVDNGLYCKSMGGGSVGPTGQFNFSVEEGYLIENGRLGKPVKGATLIGDAKEVMPRISMCANDLELAAGFCGSVSGSVFVTVGQPHIKVDSITVGGR; encoded by the coding sequence TTGACCCTGCTCAGCGCACCCGCCCGGCACCTCTCCGAACCCTTCGGTGATGCCTGGCTCCCCTCCCTGGAGGATCTGATCGGTTCCGGTTGCCGGGCCGGTGCCGATCTGGTGGAGATCTTTCTCGAACGCACCGACCGAGTGGGAGTCCTGGCGGAACAGGACCGAGTCACCAGCGTGTCGCCGGGCATCGGCGCCGGTGCCGGCATCCGGGTCTTCCTCGGACAGCGGGACGGCTTCGTCAGCACCAACGACCTGAGCCCCGATGGCCTCCGGCGGGCCCTGGCCACCGCGCTGGACATGCTCGGTCTCGATCTGTCGCTGTCACGCCCCTCCCGCGAAGGCTTCGCGGGCTTCCGCCAACTGGTGGACCACGGGTCCCGCAAAGCCGACTGGCTGGAGCGCTGCCCGGACCTGGCCACCTCCACCGGCCGGCTGCTGGAGGGAACCCACTGCCTCGAGCGAGTGGGGCAGCACCTGCAGGTGCGCCGGGGCAGCTACGCCCGCGACTGGCAGGAGGTGCTGGTGGCCTGCAGCGATGGCACGCTGGCGCGCGACATCCGCCTGCATCAGTCCTGCGGTCTGAGCGTGCTGGCCGCCGATGGCGAGCACCGCTCCAGCGTCGGTCGCCGCTACGGCAGCAGCGACCGGCCGGATGACCTGATCCGCTGGGATGCCGAGGCGAGCGCCGCCGAGGTCTGCGAGAGCGCCGGGGCCATGCTCTACGCCGATTACGTGGAAGCCGGTCAGATGCCGGTGGTGCTGGCCAACCGCTTCGGCGGAGTCATCTTCCACGAGGCCTGCGGCCACCTGCTGGAGACCACCCAGGTGGAGCGGGGCACCACGCCCTTCGCCGACAGGGTGGGCGAGCCGATCGCTCACCCGGCCGTCACCGCCATCGATGAAGGGCTCACCGGCGAAGCCTTCGGCAGCCTCTCGATGGATGACGAGGGCATGGAACCGCAGCGCTCGGTTCTGATCGAGAACGGCGTGCTCAAGCGCTTCCTCAGCGACCGGGCCGGTGAACGCCGCACCGGTCACCCCCGCACCGGCAGCGGCCGCCGCCAGAGCCACAACTTCGCGGCCGCCAGCCGCATGCGCAACACCTACATCGATGCCGGACCCCACAGCCCAGGCGACCTGATCCGATCGGTCGACAATGGTCTGTACTGCAAGTCGATGGGTGGCGGCAGCGTCGGACCCACCGGCCAGTTCAACTTCTCAGTCGAGGAGGGTTATCTGATCGAGAACGGCCGGCTCGGCAAGCCGGTCAAGGGGGCCACCCTGATCGGCGATGCCAAGGAGGTGATGCCCCGGATCTCGATGTGCGCCAACGATCTGGAGCTGGCGGCCGGCTTCTGCGGCTCGGTCAGCGGCAGCGTCTTCGTCACCGTGGGCCAGCCCCACATCAAGGTCGACTCGATCACCGTGGGGGGCCGCTGA
- a CDS encoding TldD/PmbA family protein, translating into MSTLLNGDRLADTLGRLAAGMGIQRWDLGAGCSEDSSVQVDRGEAKQLKASQRSSMTLRVWNSDGLVGVTSSSDLSDDGLERALQGAREASAFGNPDDTPAFSPLCRAPLPELERPLADHLGIRRLLDSLKASEADLLQRHPAIETVPYNGLGESRSERLYINSDGAVREQRSTTASLYLYARAEEAGRKPRSAGAVRLAHGAGDLDHAGCVAEAAERTISHLDYAAIDTGRYLVCFGPEAFLDLMGAFSSLFNARAVLDGVSLTRRESLGQPLAVPFLTIRDNGLHPAHVGASAFDGEGTPTRALSLVEDGLLTNLLHSEATARQFGVAPTGHAGLGAKVSVGADWLEVLPASPERRGDTGLSRGMSDTFVWIDSLSALHAGVKASQGSFSLPFDGWLVRGGERRSIEAATVAGDIRSVLNAIVALEGEPEILPGGRCPHVWVEGLSITGEA; encoded by the coding sequence ATGTCCACCCTCCTCAATGGCGATCGCCTGGCCGACACCCTCGGCCGCCTTGCCGCCGGCATGGGCATCCAGCGCTGGGACCTCGGTGCAGGCTGCAGCGAAGACAGCAGCGTTCAGGTCGATCGCGGCGAAGCGAAGCAGCTCAAGGCCTCCCAGCGCAGCTCCATGACCCTGCGGGTGTGGAACAGCGACGGGCTGGTGGGCGTGACCAGCAGCTCCGATCTCAGCGACGACGGACTGGAGCGGGCCCTTCAGGGCGCCCGGGAGGCCAGCGCCTTCGGCAATCCCGACGACACCCCCGCCTTCTCGCCGCTCTGCCGGGCGCCGCTGCCGGAACTCGAGCGGCCGCTGGCCGATCACCTGGGCATCCGCCGCCTCCTCGACAGCCTCAAGGCCAGCGAAGCCGACCTGCTGCAGCGCCATCCGGCGATCGAGACGGTGCCGTACAACGGCCTGGGCGAGAGCCGCAGCGAGCGCCTTTACATCAACAGCGACGGGGCGGTGCGCGAGCAGCGCAGCACCACCGCCAGCCTCTACCTCTATGCCCGCGCCGAGGAGGCCGGACGCAAGCCCCGCAGTGCCGGCGCCGTGCGCCTGGCCCACGGCGCCGGCGATCTGGACCACGCCGGCTGCGTCGCCGAAGCGGCGGAACGCACGATCAGCCACCTGGATTACGCCGCGATCGACACCGGTCGCTATCTGGTGTGCTTCGGGCCGGAGGCCTTCCTCGATCTGATGGGGGCCTTCAGCAGCCTGTTCAATGCCCGGGCCGTTCTCGACGGGGTGAGCCTGACGCGACGCGAGAGCCTGGGCCAGCCCCTGGCGGTGCCCTTCCTCACGATCCGCGACAACGGCCTGCATCCCGCCCATGTCGGCGCCTCCGCCTTCGATGGCGAGGGAACCCCCACCCGCGCCCTGTCCCTGGTGGAGGACGGCCTGCTGACCAACCTGCTCCACTCCGAGGCCACCGCCCGCCAGTTCGGGGTGGCTCCCACCGGCCATGCCGGGCTCGGCGCCAAGGTGTCCGTTGGAGCCGACTGGCTGGAGGTGCTCCCCGCCTCGCCCGAGCGACGCGGCGACACCGGACTGAGCCGCGGCATGAGCGACACCTTCGTCTGGATCGACTCCCTCTCGGCCCTTCACGCCGGCGTGAAGGCCAGCCAGGGGTCCTTCTCCCTCCCCTTCGACGGCTGGCTCGTCCGCGGAGGAGAGCGGCGCTCGATCGAGGCTGCGACCGTGGCCGGTGACATCCGCAGCGTGCTCAACGCGATCGTGGCCCTGGAGGGCGAGCCCGAGATCCTGCCCGGTGGCCGCTGTCCGCACGTGTGGGTGGAGGGGCTCTCCATCACCGGCGAAGCCTGA
- the fmt gene encoding methionyl-tRNA formyltransferase: MRILFWGTPAYAVPTLEALLAAGHTVVGVVSQPDRRRGRGSSLAASPVKTAALERGLPVFTPQRISRDAACQQQLAALNAEAFVVVAFGQLLPPSVLAMPPLGCWNGHGSLLPRWRGAAPIQWSLLSGDQETGVGVMAMDPGLDTGPVLLERRLSIGLLDNASHLRERLSQLTAELMVEAMPLISTAGSGSEAERRARLGVRHQDDALATKARLLTKEDSRIDWQEPALVLHRRVMALHPGAWTLCSGRRLKLLASEPLLPEALGALSPEAAALVNDASSSGRDPAGAALGGVPGTVEQLLPALGPVVRTGAGRVLLREAQLEGKRPASGATLIQQLKLASGDQLGGD; the protein is encoded by the coding sequence ATGCGCATCCTGTTCTGGGGCACTCCCGCCTATGCGGTGCCCACCCTGGAGGCGCTGCTGGCGGCCGGCCACACCGTGGTCGGCGTGGTGAGTCAACCCGACCGCCGCCGCGGCCGCGGCTCCTCCCTGGCCGCCTCCCCGGTGAAGACGGCGGCCCTCGAGCGGGGCCTGCCGGTGTTCACGCCGCAGCGCATCTCCCGTGACGCCGCCTGTCAGCAGCAGCTGGCCGCGCTCAACGCCGAAGCCTTCGTGGTGGTCGCCTTCGGCCAGCTGCTGCCGCCGTCGGTGCTGGCGATGCCGCCCCTGGGCTGCTGGAACGGCCACGGCTCCCTGCTGCCCCGCTGGCGCGGGGCGGCCCCGATCCAGTGGAGCCTGCTGAGCGGCGACCAGGAAACCGGCGTGGGGGTGATGGCCATGGACCCCGGCCTCGACACGGGGCCGGTGCTGCTGGAGCGGCGTCTGTCCATCGGCCTGCTGGACAATGCCAGCCATCTGCGCGAGCGGCTCAGCCAGCTCACGGCGGAGCTGATGGTGGAGGCCATGCCTCTGATCAGCACCGCCGGAAGCGGCAGCGAGGCGGAGCGGCGGGCCCGGCTTGGGGTGCGCCATCAGGACGACGCCCTGGCCACCAAGGCGCGGTTGCTGACGAAGGAGGATTCCCGCATCGACTGGCAGGAGCCGGCACTGGTCCTGCATCGGCGCGTGATGGCGCTGCACCCCGGCGCCTGGACCCTCTGCAGTGGGCGACGCCTGAAGCTGCTGGCGAGCGAGCCGCTGCTGCCGGAGGCGCTGGGTGCCCTCAGCCCCGAGGCCGCCGCGCTGGTGAACGACGCCTCCTCATCAGGGCGGGATCCGGCCGGAGCGGCGCTGGGCGGCGTGCCCGGAACCGTGGAGCAGCTGCTGCCCGCACTCGGCCCGGTGGTGCGCACCGGCGCCGGACGGGTGCTGCTCCGGGAGGCCCAGCTGGAGGGGAAGCGGCCGGCCTCCGGCGCCACCCTGATCCAGCAGCTGAAGCTGGCATCGGGAGACCAGCTCGGCGGCGACTGA
- a CDS encoding DUF1499 domain-containing protein, protein MPLPPGRIASAGASLLHISGPEPETLGPVRGELRPCPGPAHCATRRWPVADPEAGVRQLAAVAAGLPGTIVREQQDGYVHATSESRLFGFVDDLELLARPAEGVIDARSESRLGDSDLGVNARRLEALAAALPLQPAPEG, encoded by the coding sequence ATGCCGCTACCGCCCGGGAGGATCGCCTCGGCCGGGGCCTCTCTGCTGCACATCAGCGGCCCTGAGCCCGAGACGCTCGGACCCGTCCGGGGAGAGCTGCGCCCGTGCCCCGGCCCGGCCCACTGCGCCACGCGCCGCTGGCCGGTGGCCGATCCGGAGGCCGGCGTCCGGCAGCTGGCGGCCGTCGCTGCCGGCCTGCCCGGCACCATCGTTCGGGAGCAGCAGGATGGCTATGTGCATGCCACCAGCGAGAGCCGCCTCTTCGGGTTTGTGGATGATCTCGAGCTGCTGGCCCGTCCTGCCGAAGGCGTGATCGACGCCCGCTCGGAATCCCGCCTCGGCGACTCGGATCTGGGTGTGAACGCCCGTCGGCTGGAGGCTCTGGCGGCGGCTCTGCCCCTGCAGCCCGCGCCCGAGGGCTGA
- a CDS encoding DUF6464 family protein, whose amino-acid sequence MPTPVELRLAGSDALLDRLVLEEIPHPGRWWEHRGRPYLILQRRHRYGLRRGRYVLASIALQVRPQKQPADAQWWQGRWVIGDPACRYNARSPLLRCAVLPEGPCSSCAHHSERGAQAG is encoded by the coding sequence ATGCCCACCCCCGTGGAACTGCGTCTGGCCGGCAGCGATGCCCTGCTGGATCGCCTGGTGCTCGAGGAGATCCCCCACCCCGGCCGCTGGTGGGAGCACCGGGGACGGCCCTACCTGATCCTGCAGCGGCGTCACCGCTACGGGCTGCGCCGGGGCCGCTACGTGCTCGCCAGCATCGCGCTGCAGGTGCGGCCCCAGAAGCAGCCGGCCGATGCGCAGTGGTGGCAGGGCCGCTGGGTGATCGGCGATCCCGCCTGCCGCTACAACGCACGCTCCCCCCTGCTGCGCTGCGCCGTACTGCCCGAGGGACCCTGCAGCAGCTGCGCCCACCACAGCGAGCGGGGAGCCCAGGCCGGGTGA
- a CDS encoding tetratricopeptide repeat protein — MRKDTLLEAIRRFPDDVSMLQRLGSPLEAEGNWDEIRSIFQDHLKRVSRHSLAEAYVTYLLAKVCLEAGEHRQALTLSSRSLRSREDFAYTHHIRGRSLAALGQMEEAMQAQRRCLELAPDFAWGWYELGRLQARDVGFREATGSFRTAIELESARGGSQAELFRSALADLRSSLEREERHAACRRLWPDRDPTDFDAARSSLTELEIAVERFQLMLERTAAPADLNPGAQSQ; from the coding sequence ATGCGGAAGGACACGCTGCTGGAGGCGATCAGGCGCTTCCCGGATGACGTGAGCATGCTGCAGCGTCTCGGTTCGCCGCTGGAGGCCGAGGGCAACTGGGATGAGATTCGCAGCATCTTCCAGGACCATCTCAAGCGCGTCAGCCGACATTCGCTGGCCGAAGCGTACGTAACGTATCTGCTGGCCAAGGTCTGTCTGGAAGCGGGGGAACACCGCCAGGCGCTGACCCTGAGCAGCCGTTCCCTGCGCAGCCGCGAGGACTTCGCCTACACCCACCACATCCGCGGCCGCAGCCTGGCCGCTCTGGGGCAGATGGAGGAGGCGATGCAGGCCCAGCGGCGCTGTCTGGAGCTGGCTCCCGACTTCGCCTGGGGCTGGTACGAGCTGGGCCGGCTGCAGGCGCGCGATGTGGGCTTCCGTGAGGCCACCGGCTCATTCCGCACCGCCATCGAACTGGAGTCCGCCCGGGGAGGGTCCCAGGCCGAGCTGTTCCGGAGCGCCCTGGCCGACCTCCGGAGCAGCCTCGAGCGGGAGGAGCGGCACGCGGCCTGCCGGCGGCTCTGGCCGGATCGCGATCCGACCGACTTCGATGCGGCGCGCTCCTCGCTGACGGAGCTCGAGATCGCCGTGGAACGCTTCCAGCTCATGCTCGAGCGCACCGCCGCGCCCGCCGATCTGAACCCGGGGGCTCAGAGCCAGTGA
- a CDS encoding glycosyltransferase has protein sequence MSIRSSGQATRGTLVQPVADPGSLFAAGRRADEAGDAAAAEALLWRCLCEDPAHGAALHLLGVIRARQGRPEQALALQRESLRVDPSIGWNAFRCGELLQARGSWREAAGAYAQARRRLPAEAWIGRLQAAMEGKAALGGEELRHGLTDRSYAWWIARLEPPLPAPQGLQPERLRPGWLLLQAPDAVLRPGAIGLINAALQQAEAAAQAAGSEPPPWLSCDEDRLSARGRRHDPWFKPGWTPETFWSLPWLESFSVWRIDWLRRHDLWPPPPASDAAARLAWLLRASSRSQGGLSLSRVLVHRRGPAPERRERARVIGAHLRGLNEPIAAVRPSPMHPEGFQLQWRPAPGPIGVVVPTRDRPDLLARCLDTLRRCCGQAPPFEVLVIDNGSRLQATAALLASWRERPGFRLAVHRLDAPFNWSRLNNTAARRLREPLLLFLNNDVHQPPAATGRLRAAPAGAWLQEMAGLAGRPAIGAVGALLLQASGRIQHSGMQTGLASPLADPIALHAYRDLPVDHEVHRGRSRLLTTWPAVTGACLMTRRELFLSLGGFDESLPLEGNDVAYGLALQRRGYRVVVTPHATLQHRETSSRGPARPREVQQALATLQRRFPAELARRHPWWPEASGRGFCDGRPREFSHPHWL, from the coding sequence GTGTCCATCCGCTCCAGCGGGCAAGCTACGCGCGGCACCCTGGTGCAGCCCGTGGCGGACCCCGGCTCACTCTTCGCGGCAGGCCGGCGGGCCGATGAGGCGGGCGATGCCGCCGCGGCGGAAGCCCTGCTCTGGCGCTGCCTCTGCGAGGACCCCGCCCACGGAGCCGCGCTGCATCTGCTGGGCGTGATCCGGGCCCGGCAGGGCCGACCCGAGCAGGCGCTGGCCCTGCAGCGGGAGAGCCTGCGTGTGGATCCCTCGATCGGTTGGAACGCCTTCCGCTGCGGCGAGCTGCTCCAGGCCCGCGGCTCCTGGCGGGAGGCCGCCGGCGCCTACGCCCAGGCCCGCCGGCGCCTGCCGGCCGAGGCCTGGATCGGCCGCCTGCAGGCGGCCATGGAGGGCAAGGCGGCCCTCGGTGGTGAGGAGCTGCGCCACGGGCTCACCGACCGTTCCTACGCCTGGTGGATCGCCCGGCTCGAGCCCCCTCTGCCTGCGCCGCAGGGTCTGCAGCCCGAACGGCTGCGGCCCGGCTGGCTGTTGCTGCAGGCGCCCGATGCGGTGCTGCGGCCCGGGGCGATCGGCCTGATCAATGCCGCTCTGCAGCAGGCGGAGGCCGCGGCGCAGGCGGCGGGCAGCGAGCCGCCGCCCTGGCTCAGCTGCGACGAAGACCGGCTCTCCGCCCGGGGGCGTCGGCACGATCCCTGGTTCAAGCCCGGCTGGACGCCGGAAACCTTCTGGAGCCTTCCCTGGCTGGAGAGCTTCAGCGTCTGGCGGATCGACTGGCTGCGCCGCCACGACCTCTGGCCGCCACCGCCCGCCTCCGATGCCGCGGCCCGGCTGGCCTGGCTGCTGCGGGCCAGCAGCCGCTCACAGGGCGGCCTCAGCCTCTCGCGGGTGCTGGTGCATCGCCGCGGCCCTGCGCCTGAGCGCCGTGAGCGGGCCCGGGTGATCGGCGCGCACCTGCGCGGCCTGAACGAGCCGATCGCGGCGGTGCGTCCCAGCCCGATGCACCCCGAGGGATTTCAGCTCCAGTGGCGCCCGGCGCCGGGGCCCATCGGGGTGGTGGTTCCCACCCGGGATCGTCCGGATCTGCTGGCCCGCTGCCTCGACACGCTGCGCCGCTGCTGCGGACAGGCACCGCCGTTCGAGGTGCTGGTGATCGACAACGGCTCCCGGCTGCAGGCCACCGCGGCGCTGCTGGCCAGCTGGCGGGAGCGGCCGGGCTTCCGGCTCGCCGTGCATCGCCTGGATGCCCCCTTCAACTGGAGCCGCCTCAACAACACCGCCGCCCGCCGGCTCCGGGAGCCCCTGCTGCTCTTCCTCAACAACGACGTGCATCAGCCTCCCGCGGCGACCGGCCGGCTCCGCGCCGCACCGGCTGGAGCCTGGCTGCAGGAGATGGCGGGCCTGGCCGGCCGGCCCGCCATCGGTGCCGTGGGGGCGTTGCTGCTGCAGGCCTCGGGCCGGATCCAGCACAGCGGCATGCAGACGGGGCTCGCCAGCCCCCTGGCCGATCCGATCGCGCTGCATGCCTACCGCGATCTGCCCGTCGATCACGAGGTCCACCGGGGTCGCTCACGCCTGCTCACCACCTGGCCCGCCGTGACAGGCGCCTGCCTGATGACCCGCCGGGAGCTGTTCCTCAGCCTGGGTGGATTCGATGAATCCCTCCCCCTGGAGGGCAACGATGTGGCCTACGGCCTGGCCCTGCAGCGCCGCGGCTACCGGGTGGTGGTGACCCCACACGCCACCCTGCAGCACCGGGAGACGTCGAGCCGGGGTCCGGCCCGGCCCCGGGAGGTGCAGCAGGCCCTGGCGACGCTGCAGCGGCGCTTCCCCGCCGAACTGGCGCGTCGTCATCCCTGGTGGCCGGAAGCCTCAGGCCGTGGCTTCTGTGACGGGCGGCCGCGGGAGTTCAGCCACCCTCACTGGCTCTGA
- a CDS encoding glycosyltransferase family 4 protein — translation MPPLTVAVWGHLAGGFGLGEGARCTIRALEAAGLRVIRRDLPLATHNHHGAGGGPSPEAGGAPEEAAAAIDLIHTNPNVLRQTQGLKQALRARAPLRIGYWAWELEDFPFGWERDCADYDQIWCPSPHTATALSRRLPMPVAVVPHLIDWPRAERIRQARLERRRQEPTGSSGPFTVLASCDFWSTEARKNPHGALDAFQLAFPPEEGDAGVRCVLKLTSAGQFPAETEALQRRSAADPRITVLAEHLSETAFDALYSGADALISLHRAEGFGLTLAEAMAAELPVVATAYSGNLLFMPEGSAALVPFRRVVLSRSHADYRAGMHWAEPDAAAAGLALQRLRNDPAARQRLGEAGRQAVAEVLGREPVAARVREQIGSLLRWGGRRELLARLRPEEPLARLNQPLEPLAQGPGPGRPA, via the coding sequence ATGCCGCCACTCACGGTCGCCGTCTGGGGTCATCTGGCGGGGGGCTTCGGTCTCGGTGAGGGAGCGCGCTGCACGATCCGGGCGCTGGAGGCCGCCGGCCTGCGGGTGATCCGCCGCGATCTGCCGCTGGCCACCCACAACCACCATGGGGCCGGCGGGGGCCCTTCCCCGGAAGCGGGCGGGGCCCCGGAGGAAGCAGCGGCCGCCATCGATCTGATCCACACCAACCCCAACGTGCTGCGCCAGACGCAGGGGCTGAAGCAGGCCCTGCGGGCCCGGGCGCCGCTGCGCATCGGCTACTGGGCCTGGGAGCTGGAGGATTTCCCCTTCGGCTGGGAGCGCGACTGCGCCGATTATGACCAGATCTGGTGCCCCAGCCCCCACACCGCCACGGCCCTCTCCCGGCGGCTGCCGATGCCGGTAGCGGTGGTGCCCCACCTGATCGACTGGCCGCGGGCGGAGCGGATCCGGCAGGCACGGCTCGAGCGCCGCCGGCAGGAGCCCACCGGCAGCAGCGGGCCCTTCACGGTGCTGGCCAGCTGCGATTTCTGGAGCACCGAGGCCCGCAAGAACCCGCACGGCGCGCTCGATGCCTTCCAACTCGCCTTCCCGCCGGAGGAGGGAGACGCCGGGGTGCGCTGCGTGCTCAAGCTCACCAGTGCGGGCCAGTTTCCGGCGGAAACCGAGGCGCTGCAGCGGCGCAGCGCCGCCGATCCGCGCATCACCGTGCTGGCGGAGCACCTGAGCGAGACGGCCTTCGATGCCCTCTACAGCGGCGCCGATGCGCTGATCAGCCTGCACCGGGCCGAAGGCTTCGGGCTGACGCTCGCCGAAGCGATGGCGGCCGAGCTGCCGGTGGTGGCCACCGCCTACTCCGGAAACCTGCTGTTCATGCCGGAGGGTTCCGCGGCGCTGGTGCCCTTCCGGCGGGTGGTGCTGAGCCGCAGCCACGCCGATTACCGGGCCGGCATGCACTGGGCCGAGCCCGATGCGGCCGCCGCCGGCCTGGCCCTGCAACGGCTCCGCAACGACCCGGCAGCCCGGCAGCGCCTCGGGGAGGCCGGGCGGCAGGCGGTGGCGGAGGTGCTGGGTCGCGAACCGGTGGCCGCCCGGGTGCGGGAGCAGATCGGCTCACTGCTGCGCTGGGGCGGGCGGCGGGAGCTGCTGGCCCGGCTCCGGCCCGAGGAGCCCCTGGCCCGGCTCAACCAGCCCCTGGAGCCGCTCGCGCAGGGCCCGGGCCCAGGACGGCCCGCATGA
- a CDS encoding glycosyltransferase, with translation MRVLLVHQNFPAQFRHLLAELLRRGDEVAAVGARARPEATPGLRYLATGGQPALELRASFAREPLQAQLRQARRARRCFAALAAGGWQPDVVLAHPFWGDVLLLDDVFPAVPLLAVMELDLAGLALRGGDRASIGSRQLLQWAETLASRRMAAGLTATAFQQATYPAWLRPRLHVIHEGIDTDRCAPDPFAVLTLPDGGRLSAAQPVLSFAARSLEHTRGIDRFVALLPELMAAFPELQVVIAGREESLYGSPPPGGGSWLRHALQALPRPLPWPRLHLVGHLPHDQLLNLFRISSVHCYLSRPYVLSWSLLEAMSCGALVLAGRTPATEEVIEHGRNGLLVPAGDPGATLAAISGALQQPAPLQPLRLAARRTVAARYGVAEAVERQLALLRSLAAPNPHG, from the coding sequence TTGCGGGTTCTCCTGGTTCACCAGAACTTCCCCGCCCAGTTCCGCCATCTGCTGGCGGAACTTCTGCGCCGTGGCGACGAGGTGGCCGCTGTGGGCGCCCGGGCCCGGCCGGAGGCCACGCCCGGGCTGCGCTACCTCGCCACCGGCGGCCAGCCGGCCCTCGAGTTGCGGGCCAGCTTCGCGCGCGAGCCCCTGCAGGCCCAGCTGCGCCAGGCCCGCCGCGCCCGCCGCTGCTTCGCCGCGCTCGCCGCCGGCGGCTGGCAGCCCGATGTGGTGCTGGCTCACCCCTTCTGGGGCGATGTGCTGCTGCTTGATGATGTGTTCCCTGCGGTGCCTCTGCTGGCGGTGATGGAGCTCGATCTGGCCGGGCTCGCCCTCCGCGGCGGGGATCGGGCGAGCATCGGCTCCCGCCAGCTGCTGCAGTGGGCCGAGACCCTGGCCAGCCGCCGCATGGCCGCCGGCCTCACCGCCACCGCCTTTCAGCAGGCCACCTACCCGGCCTGGCTCCGGCCCCGGCTGCACGTGATCCACGAAGGGATCGACACCGACCGCTGCGCGCCCGATCCCTTCGCCGTTCTCACCCTGCCCGATGGTGGCCGCCTCAGTGCCGCGCAGCCCGTGCTCAGCTTCGCGGCCCGCAGCCTGGAGCACACCCGCGGCATCGATCGCTTCGTGGCGCTGCTGCCGGAGCTGATGGCCGCCTTCCCCGAGCTGCAGGTGGTGATCGCCGGCCGCGAGGAATCGCTCTACGGCTCCCCGCCCCCCGGCGGCGGCAGCTGGCTGCGCCACGCCCTGCAGGCCCTGCCCAGGCCCCTGCCCTGGCCGCGGCTGCACCTGGTGGGCCATCTGCCCCACGACCAGCTGCTCAACCTGTTCCGTATCAGCAGCGTGCACTGCTACCTCAGCCGGCCCTACGTGCTCAGCTGGAGCCTGCTGGAGGCGATGAGCTGCGGCGCCCTGGTGCTGGCCGGCCGCACCCCCGCCACCGAGGAGGTGATCGAGCACGGCCGCAACGGCCTGCTGGTGCCGGCCGGTGATCCAGGCGCCACCCTGGCGGCCATCAGCGGCGCCCTGCAGCAGCCCGCCCCGCTGCAGCCCCTGCGGCTGGCGGCCCGGCGCACGGTGGCCGCGCGCTACGGCGTGGCGGAGGCTGTGGAGCGTCAGCTCGCCCTGCTGCGGTCGTTGGCCGCGCCCAATCCCCATGGCTGA